In the Oceanithermus desulfurans genome, one interval contains:
- a CDS encoding LapA family protein codes for MRLVHWLSFLLALLALIAVVVVQAVQPAARVAVPGLGTVPLLWALGFVFGLGFLSGWVYLPGYAWTLARERRAWKRERARMEAELAELRPRQVEEVPRIPDRPVPDPDEAGA; via the coding sequence ATGCGACTCGTACACTGGCTTTCGTTCCTGCTGGCGCTGCTGGCCCTGATCGCCGTCGTGGTGGTGCAGGCGGTCCAGCCCGCGGCCCGGGTGGCCGTCCCCGGGCTGGGAACGGTGCCGCTCTTGTGGGCGCTGGGGTTCGTCTTCGGCCTCGGCTTCCTCTCCGGATGGGTTTACCTGCCGGGCTACGCCTGGACGCTCGCGCGCGAGCGGCGCGCCTGGAAACGCGAGCGCGCCCGCATGGAAGCGGAACTGGCCGAGCTGCGGCCCCGCCAGGTGGAGGAGGTGCCGCGCATCCCCGACCGGCCCGTGCCCGACCCCGACGAAGCCGGCGCGTGA
- the secD gene encoding protein translocase subunit SecD: MKKIDTTAILLFVLFVAAIAAMWKPWAPNEPMINLGLDLKGGLRVVLQTDNPNPDPDDLEKARLVIENRINGLGVAEPLIQIAQPNRIVVELPGLSPEEQDKALKLIGQQAVLEFRIVKQEAQGKATSELTLDDLGPVELKGSDLVDARVQFDRFNRPEVALEFTPEGAKKFADLTRNNIGRRLAIVLDGTIYSAPNIQTAITDGRAVITGINDLDEATQIALVLRSGSLPVPLHVEEVRAIGPTLGKDAIRAGIVASIVGALLIFVLLFLYYGFWFGSVAAIGLLYIALLIMGVLSGLGAVLTLPGIAGFILTLGAAVDGNVLSFERIKEELKLGKKLRQAIPDGFVHSTVTILDANISTLLAAAALYQYSTGPVRGFAVMLAIGIVVAVFSNLVFSRWMLEKIAAAREVIPPYWIWGTKIPFLKEARIFTPATLAFAVLMGVVVFFNGFNFGIDFTGGTAYLVRTGPEVSVDRIRSFLDEVQIQGVSAKEAIITEVESPLADYKEFSVRVGLLSNDGVIALRKAFEEKLNAEVLQSEVVGPAVGAELRRNTVLAVLVGLGLILIYMAFRFDWIFGVASVIAVGHDVAITAGAFSLLGLEFTIPIVAALLTIIGYSINDSIIVSDRIRENQKVVRGVPYNELVDLSINQTLSRTVMTSFTTMLPLFALLFIGGPVLRDFSIALLIGILVGTFSSIYVVGSLVTWWKMRQPAPRKKART; the protein is encoded by the coding sequence ATGAAGAAGATCGACACCACGGCCATTCTGTTGTTCGTCCTTTTCGTCGCGGCGATCGCCGCGATGTGGAAGCCCTGGGCGCCGAACGAGCCCATGATCAACCTGGGCCTTGACCTGAAGGGCGGTCTGCGCGTCGTCTTGCAGACCGACAACCCCAACCCCGACCCCGACGACCTGGAGAAGGCGCGGCTGGTCATCGAGAACCGCATCAACGGCCTGGGCGTGGCCGAGCCGCTGATCCAGATCGCCCAGCCCAACCGCATCGTCGTCGAGCTGCCCGGCCTTTCGCCCGAAGAGCAGGACAAGGCGCTCAAGCTGATCGGGCAGCAGGCGGTGCTCGAGTTCCGCATCGTCAAGCAGGAGGCCCAGGGCAAGGCGACATCCGAACTGACCCTCGACGACCTGGGCCCGGTGGAGCTCAAGGGCTCCGACCTGGTGGACGCCCGGGTGCAGTTCGACCGCTTCAACCGGCCCGAGGTGGCGCTCGAGTTCACCCCCGAGGGCGCGAAGAAGTTCGCCGACCTGACCCGCAACAACATCGGCCGCCGGCTGGCCATCGTCCTCGACGGCACCATCTACTCGGCTCCCAACATTCAGACCGCGATCACCGACGGCCGCGCGGTCATCACCGGCATCAACGACCTCGACGAGGCCACCCAGATCGCCCTGGTGCTGCGCTCCGGCTCGTTGCCGGTGCCGTTGCACGTGGAGGAGGTGCGCGCGATCGGACCCACCCTGGGTAAGGACGCGATCCGCGCCGGCATCGTCGCCTCCATCGTGGGCGCGCTGCTGATCTTCGTCCTCCTCTTCCTCTACTACGGCTTCTGGTTCGGCAGCGTGGCCGCCATCGGCCTGCTCTACATCGCCCTGCTCATCATGGGGGTGCTCTCGGGCCTCGGCGCGGTGCTCACCCTTCCCGGCATCGCCGGTTTCATCCTCACCCTGGGTGCGGCCGTGGACGGCAACGTCCTCTCCTTCGAGCGGATCAAGGAAGAGCTCAAGCTGGGTAAGAAGCTGCGCCAGGCCATCCCCGACGGCTTCGTGCACTCGACGGTGACGATTCTCGACGCCAACATCTCGACGCTGCTGGCCGCCGCGGCCCTCTACCAGTACTCCACCGGCCCGGTGCGCGGCTTCGCGGTGATGCTGGCCATCGGCATCGTGGTCGCGGTCTTCTCGAACCTGGTCTTCAGCCGCTGGATGCTCGAGAAGATCGCCGCGGCCCGCGAGGTCATCCCGCCCTACTGGATCTGGGGCACCAAGATCCCCTTCCTCAAGGAGGCGCGCATCTTCACCCCCGCGACCCTCGCCTTCGCGGTGCTGATGGGCGTGGTCGTCTTCTTCAACGGCTTCAACTTCGGCATCGACTTCACCGGCGGGACCGCCTACCTGGTGCGCACCGGTCCCGAGGTGAGCGTCGACCGCATCCGCAGCTTCCTCGACGAGGTGCAGATCCAGGGCGTCAGCGCCAAGGAGGCGATCATCACCGAGGTGGAGAGCCCGCTCGCCGACTACAAGGAGTTCTCGGTGCGCGTGGGGCTGCTCTCCAACGACGGGGTGATCGCGCTGCGCAAGGCCTTCGAGGAGAAGCTGAACGCCGAGGTGCTGCAGTCGGAGGTGGTCGGCCCCGCCGTCGGCGCCGAGCTGCGGCGCAACACCGTTTTGGCGGTGCTCGTGGGCTTGGGGCTGATCCTGATCTACATGGCCTTCCGCTTCGACTGGATCTTCGGCGTGGCCTCGGTGATCGCCGTGGGGCACGATGTGGCCATCACCGCGGGCGCCTTCAGCCTCTTGGGGCTCGAGTTCACCATCCCCATCGTGGCGGCGCTGCTGACCATCATCGGTTACTCGATCAACGACTCCATCATCGTCTCCGACCGCATCCGCGAGAACCAGAAGGTGGTCCGCGGCGTCCCCTACAACGAGCTGGTCGACCTGTCCATCAACCAGACGCTCTCGCGTACGGTGATGACCTCGTTCACCACCATGCTGCCGCTCTTCGCCCTGCTCTTCATCGGCGGCCCGGTGCTGCGCGACTTCTCGATCGCGTTGCTCATCGGCATCCTGGTGGGGACGTTCTCCTCGATCTACGTGGTGGGTTCGCTGGTCACCTGGTGGAAGATGCGCCAGCCGGCCCCGCGCAAGAAGGCGCGCACCTGA